The Aquila chrysaetos chrysaetos chromosome 6, bAquChr1.4, whole genome shotgun sequence genome window below encodes:
- the DHRS3 gene encoding short-chain dehydrogenase/reductase 3 isoform X2 — translation MMGTECYYFICDVGNREEVYQQAKAVREKVGDITILVNNAAVVHGKSLMDSDDDALLKSQHINTLGQFWTTKAFLPRMLELQNGHIVCLNSVLALSAIPGAIDYCTSKASSFAFMESLTLGLLDCPGVNATTVLPFHTSTEMFQGMRIRFPNLFPPLKPETVARRTVEAVQMNQAFLLLPWTMHVLVILKSILPQAALEEIHKFSGSYTCMNTFKGRT, via the exons ATGATGGGGACGGAATGCTATTATTTCATTTGTGATGTAGGAAATCGAGAGGAGGTCTATCAGCAAGCCAAAGCTGTGAGGGAAAAG gtGGGTGATATCACTATCCTGGTGAACAATGCTGCTGTGGTCCATGGTAAGAGTCTGATGGACAGCGATGATGATGCACTGCTCAAATCACAACATATAAACACCCTGGGACAGTTCTGG ACCACCAAAGCATTCCTGCCAAGGATGCTGGAGTTGCAGAATGGACACATTGTTTGCCTGAACTCTGTCCTGGCCTTGTCAGCCATCCCTGGTGCCATTGACTATTGCACCTCCAAAGCCTCGTCCTTTGCCTTTATGGAGAGCCTGACCTTGGGGCTGCTAGACTGTCCTGGAGTGAATGCCACAACAGTCCTGCCCTTCCACACGAGCACAGAGATGTTTCAGGGCATGAGAATCAG GTTCCCtaatctttttcctcctctcaagCCAGAGACAGTGGCTAGGAGGACCGTAGAAGCTGTTCAGATGAATCAAGCCTTCCTGCTCCTTCCATGGACAATGCATGTTCTTGTCATCCTAAAAAG catTCTCCCTCAGGCAGCACTTGAAGAAATCCACAAGTTTTCTGGAAGCTACACTTGCATGAACACTTTTAAAGGACGAACATAG